One window from the genome of Lutra lutra chromosome X, mLutLut1.2, whole genome shotgun sequence encodes:
- the PWWP3B gene encoding PWWP domain-containing DNA repair factor 3B, with amino-acid sequence MDAEYVLCNWKDQLWPAKVLSRSEMSSNSKRKKTFSLEVQILSLDEKIKVESTETKILNKSQIEALASSLAAQSEVSSPPREETAYERSLKVALDILNEKTNLSQASSSDEEATFTLSQNDPQNLSDSPPRKKYRKHEGDGDFSKCLEESENATSLSVANLENNDSLCDDKSQVHATIDTLANEMETKSSENSSWYETFPSLSEYEDEKESKKKIDILAVMPLYSTIKEEDVYVKDEKFTPTWSSDTFIVPKAVKEEAQDICPETLAVSSECSTFSENTEDPGEGPSNPCSSTSQNQPVEIEAGAAASPRRCSWECQVSLSASNRVLDYSLLLTNNERNLQRLDFEELGEELQASDKSAQLNPIHASILDDNEEDEELPRFVFNYEPRSFETGMIVWFKYQKYPFWPAVVKSIRRKERKASVLFVEASMNPEKRGIRVPFRRLKKFDCKEKQALVDKAREEYSESIDWCISLICDYRVRLGCGSFAGSFLEYYAADISYPLRKVIKQDTFRNLFPKLHNENSAEQMVVTSQTKKMSFQKILPDRMKAARDRANKNLVDFIVNAKGTENHLLAILKGTKGSRWLKSFLNANRFTPCIETYFEDEDQLDEVVKYLQEIYKQIDEKMLTLIRDDKIKFILEVLLPEAIICSISAVDGLDYKAAEAKYLKGPSLGCRERELFDAKILFEKRRKPLTNEAH; translated from the coding sequence ATGGATGCCGAGTATGTCCTGTGCAATTGGAAAGACCAGTTATGGCCAGCAAAAGTTTTATCTAGATCTGAGATGTCAtcaaacagcaagagaaaaaagacattttccctAGAAGTTCAAATACTCTCACtggatgaaaaaattaaagtggaaagCACAGAAACAAAGATTCTAAATAAATCTCAAATTGAAGCCCTTGCCTCCTCACTAGCAGCACAGTCAGAAGTCAGTTCTCCACCTAGAGAGGAAACAGCCTATGAAAGGTCACTAAAAGTGGCACTAGATATtctgaatgaaaaaacaaatttgagCCAAGCAAGCAGCTCAGATGAAGAAGCAACCTTCACTCTGTCTCAAAATGATCCACAAAATCTTTCTGATTCACCGCCTCGTAAAAAGTATCGGAAGCATGAAGGAGATGGAGACTTTTCAAAGTGTCTTGAGGAAAGTGAAAATGCAACATCCCTGTCAGTAGCTAATTTAGAGAATAATGATTCCCTGTGTGATGATAAATCACAGGTGCATGCAACCATTGATACTCTTgcaaatgaaatggaaacaaagtcATCAGAAAACTCCAGCTGGTATGAAacttttccttcactttcagaatatgaggatgaaaaagaaagcaagaaaaagattGATATCTTGGCAGTTATGCCTCTGTATTCCACAATCAAAGAAGAGGATGTATATGTTAAAGATGAAAAGTTCACTCCAACTTGGTCATCAGACACCTTCATTGTTCCCAAAGCTGTGAAAGAGGAGGCACAGGATATTTGTCCAGAGACCCTGGCTGTTTCCTCTGAATGCTCTACCTTCTCAGAGAATACTGAAGATCCAGGAGAGGGTCCCTCAAATCCGTGCTCAAGTACCAGCCAGAATCAACCTGTTGAAATAGAAGCAGGTGCTGCGGCATCCCCCAGGCGTTGTTCATGGGAATGTCAGGTTTCACTTAGTGCCTCTAACCGTGTCCTGGATTATTCACTCCTTCTCACgaataatgaaagaaatcttCAGAGACTGGATTTTGAAGAACTTGGGGAAGAACTTCAAGCTTCTGATAAGTCAGCACAGCTAAATCCTATTCATGCTTCCATATTAGATGACAATGAGGAAGATGAAGAACTTCCAcgctttgtttttaattatgaacCTCGTTCATTTGAAACAGGAATGATAGTCTggtttaaatatcaaaaataccCATTTTGGCCAGCAGTGGTGAAAAGCATCCGGcgaaaggagagaaaagcaagTGTGCTTTTTGTTGAGGCAAGCATGAATCCTGAAAAGAGAGGCATTAGGGTGCCTTTTAGAAGATTAAAGAAATTTGATTGTAAAGAGAAACAAGCACTAGTGGATAAAGCCAGGGAGGAATACAGTGAAAGTATTGACTGGTGCATCTCACTGATTTGTGACTACAGAGTTAGACTAGGTTGTGGTTCTTTTGCAGGTTCTTTTCTTGAGTATTATGCTGCTGATATTAGTTATCCACttagaaaagtaataaaacaggACACCTTTAGGAACTTATTTCCAAAGTTGCATAATGAGAATTCTGCAGAACAGATGGTTGTCACTTCCCAGACCAAGAAAATGTCCTTCCAGAAAATTCTTCCTGACCGAATGAAGGCTGCTCGGGACCGAGCCAACAAGAACCTAGTGGACTTCATTGTGAATGCAAAGGGAACAGAGAACCATCTTCTAGCCATTTTAAAAGGCACGAAAGGGTCCAGGTGGTTGAAGTCATTTTTGAATGCAAATAGATTCACTCCCTGTATTGAAACATACTTTGAAGATGAAGATCAGTTAGATGAGGTTGTGAAATACTTACAAGAAATCTACAaacaaatagatgaaaaaatGCTGACTCTGATAAGagatgataaaattaaatttatcctGGAAGTTCTTCTGCCAGAAGCAATCATTTGTTCAATTTCTGCTGTTGATGGATTAGATTATAAGGCAGCTGAAGCAAAGTATCTAAAGGGACCATCTCTAGGATGTAGGGAAAGAGAATTATTTGATGCAAAAATCTTATTTGAAAAGAGACGGAAACCATTAACAAATGAAGCTCATTAA